The Nitrospira sp. genome segment GTGTCGCTAGAACGTCCTGTCTTTACTGATGCGTGACGATCGGGCGCGAAGGAGGGCGCATAGGCGATTGTGGCTGATTTTGAAGTAACGAACCGTCCATCCTTGCAGCTTCGTCACGGACTGGAGGAGAACGCAGTATTGGTGGGTCGCAATATCGACCATGAGACGGTGCAAGGGTTTGGGGATGAGTGGACCCGATTCGATCAGCGCCGGCTCGACGAAGCCGAGCTGGCGCAGTTGTTTGATCGATATTTCCGCATTTTCCCCTGGCATCTATTGCCCGACCATGCGCACGGGTTCGACCTCGGCTGCGGAAGCGGCCGCTGGGCAAGACTGGTGGCGCCAAGAGTAGGTCGGCTTCATTGCATTGATGCCAGCGAGGCTGCCATTGCGGTTGCCCGGGAGAATCTACACGAGGCACCCAATTGCGAGTTTCATGTGGCCTCGGTGGACCGATTACCATCGGCCGTAAGATTGATGGATTTCGGTTACTCGCTGGGAGTTTTGCACCATATTCCTGATACCGAAGCGGCGTTACAGGCTTGTGTCGAACGACTCAAACATGGGGCGCCGTTTCTCCTCTATCTCTATTATGCATTCGACAATCGGCCCTGGTGGTTTCGTCTCCTGTGGCGGGTCAGTGAAGTGGCTCGGCAGAACGTTTCCCGGATGCCGATGAGATTGAGGTATGTGGCGAGCCAGGTGATGGCCTCGACGATCTATTATCCCCTGGCTCGACTCTGTTGGTTCTTGGAACAAATAGGGTTGAAGGTCGAGGGCTTTCCTTTATCGGCTTATCGTTCGCAATCGTTTTATGTCATGCGTACGGATGCGCTTGACCGGTTTGGGACCAGGCTTGAACAGCGGTTTACGGCAGTTCAGATTCGTCGGATGATGGAACGAGCCGGCCTTGATCGGATTACGTTCAGCGATTCCATTCCGTACTGGTGTGCCGTGGGCTTTAAGAAGTAGCCAAGATGTGTGGTATTGCCGGAATGATGTTCCATCGAGGCTCTGAGCTCGGTCGTACTGTTTCAGGAATGACCGAGATGATCCGCTATCGAGGTCCTGACAATTCGGGAGTGTGGTGCGATGCCGACAGCGGCCTTGCTCTTGGCCATGCCCGCCTGTCGATCCTGGATCTGTCTCCCGCCGGTCATCAGCCCATGGAATCGGCTTCCGGTCGATATGTCATCGTTTTCAACGGTGAAATCTACAATCATCTGGAGCTTCGAGGGCAGCTCACGGGCCTACCGTGGCGCGGGCATTCGGACACCGAGACGCTCCTGGCGGCCTTCGAAACGTGGGGTGTGGAAAAAGCGCTTCAGGCTACCGTGGGGATGTTTGCTTTGGCTCTATGGGATCGCGTCGAGCGGCGTCTAGTCCTGGCTCGTGACCGGATCGGAGAGAAGCCGCTCTACTACGGGTGGTCCAACGGGACGTTCCTCTTTGCTTCGGAGCTGAAGGCGTTGGAAGCCTACCCAGGCTGGCGCGGTGAAATCGATCGGGGGGCCTTGGCCTTACTCATGCGCTATGCCTACGTGCCGTTACCGTACTCGATCTACACCGGCATTCGAAAACTCTTACCTGGAACGTATGCGACGATTTCTCCCACCTTTGCAGCGGGCTACTGGCCGGAACCCACCGCCTATTGGTCTGCGGCGGCGGTCGCGAGCCAGGCCCGT includes the following:
- a CDS encoding class I SAM-dependent methyltransferase, yielding MADFEVTNRPSLQLRHGLEENAVLVGRNIDHETVQGFGDEWTRFDQRRLDEAELAQLFDRYFRIFPWHLLPDHAHGFDLGCGSGRWARLVAPRVGRLHCIDASEAAIAVARENLHEAPNCEFHVASVDRLPSAVRLMDFGYSLGVLHHIPDTEAALQACVERLKHGAPFLLYLYYAFDNRPWWFRLLWRVSEVARQNVSRMPMRLRYVASQVMASTIYYPLARLCWFLEQIGLKVEGFPLSAYRSQSFYVMRTDALDRFGTRLEQRFTAVQIRRMMERAGLDRITFSDSIPYWCAVGFKK